A window of Terriglobus sp. RCC_193 contains these coding sequences:
- a CDS encoding Gfo/Idh/MocA family protein, with amino-acid sequence MSLNRRSFLRNAGLAAAGTQIPLLRTFAQERRLGPNDQIHVALIGAGGRGQSITKSALTLPNVKLLAVADCYDGRLAHAKELWGNDLQTTRDYNEILKRSDIDAVIIGTPDHWHRKVAIDAMAAGKDVYCEKPMIHEYADGPLMIDAAKKYNRVIQIGSQRVSSMIYIKAKELLAAGAIGKLNLVQGHWDRNSAQGAWEYTVPLDANEQTCDWPRFQGSAPKHAWDPERFFQWRKYKDYGTGVAGDLFVHLFSGTHFITGTNGPSRAYATGGLRYWKDGRDVPDVLLGLYDYGDWNLELRVNFVDGGEESEGFTFVGTEGSMEITSRGVIVNKVPREKGPGMSIGSFTNEMQARLKADYAQKHAEDAAARAALIATGVERYMAPSGYDDTADHFRTFFGCMRTRQQPTENAVFGYRAAGAALLSLLSMEKGAVVHWDADAMKLKS; translated from the coding sequence ATGTCACTGAATCGCCGTTCATTTCTACGGAACGCCGGCCTTGCCGCTGCGGGAACACAGATTCCCCTGTTAAGGACCTTTGCCCAGGAACGCCGCCTGGGGCCGAACGACCAGATCCACGTCGCCCTGATCGGTGCAGGCGGACGCGGTCAGTCCATTACCAAATCCGCGCTGACCCTGCCCAACGTCAAACTGCTGGCCGTGGCCGATTGCTACGATGGCCGCCTGGCCCACGCCAAGGAGCTGTGGGGCAATGACCTGCAGACGACCAGGGATTACAACGAAATCCTGAAGCGCAGCGACATAGACGCCGTCATCATCGGCACGCCGGACCACTGGCACCGTAAGGTTGCCATCGATGCGATGGCTGCGGGCAAGGACGTCTACTGCGAAAAGCCCATGATCCACGAATATGCGGATGGCCCGCTGATGATTGATGCGGCGAAGAAGTACAACCGCGTCATCCAGATCGGATCGCAGCGTGTCTCGTCCATGATCTACATCAAGGCGAAGGAGCTGCTGGCCGCCGGCGCCATCGGCAAGCTGAACCTGGTACAGGGTCACTGGGACCGCAACTCTGCGCAGGGCGCATGGGAGTACACCGTGCCGCTTGATGCCAATGAGCAGACCTGCGACTGGCCGCGCTTCCAGGGCTCCGCTCCGAAGCACGCATGGGACCCGGAACGCTTCTTCCAGTGGCGCAAGTACAAGGATTACGGCACCGGCGTGGCAGGCGATCTATTCGTCCACCTGTTCAGCGGAACGCACTTCATCACCGGCACCAACGGCCCCTCGCGCGCCTATGCCACCGGCGGCCTGCGTTACTGGAAGGACGGACGTGATGTTCCCGATGTCCTGCTGGGCCTGTATGACTACGGTGACTGGAACCTGGAACTGCGCGTGAACTTCGTCGATGGTGGCGAAGAGAGCGAAGGTTTCACCTTCGTCGGCACGGAAGGCAGCATGGAGATCACCAGCCGCGGCGTCATCGTCAACAAGGTGCCGCGCGAAAAGGGCCCCGGCATGAGCATCGGCTCGTTCACCAACGAAATGCAGGCTCGCCTGAAGGCCGACTATGCGCAGAAGCACGCGGAAGACGCCGCGGCTCGCGCTGCGCTGATTGCCACGGGCGTGGAGCGTTACATGGCTCCCTCCGGCTACGACGATACCGCCGACCACTTCCGCACCTTCTTTGGCTGCATGCGCACTCGCCAGCAGCCCACGGAAAATGCGGTCTTCGGCTATCGGGCGGCAGGTGCGGCTTTGCTCAGCCTGCTCAGCATGGAGAAGGGCGCCGTTGTTCACTGGGACGCCGATGCCATGAAGCTGAAGAGCTAA
- a CDS encoding TerC/Alx family metal homeostasis membrane protein: MPNAQPIDWIVFHALLLVLLGLEVLLLHKTTPESAPKRSYVATALWILGAAAFGAYVYFRLHPQLGQEFLAGYALEESLSIDNLFVFLLLFKSFRIVPEKQRRVLFLGILGAVVMRAGFIVAGVELLEKFDWITYIFAVVLLIAAVRLVLPEDHEHPKKPKWQEWLEKRQPISLSQDGLTAIENGRRIPTVLALALVGIAFADFVFALDSIPAVLSITRHTFIAYTSNILAVMGLRSLFFVLTHALGKLAYLHFGLAAVLAFAAAKMLIAPWYGVTPLASLVVIFAVLAVTIVVSLLLQRNHPEETTA; this comes from the coding sequence ATGCCCAACGCCCAGCCCATCGACTGGATCGTCTTCCACGCCTTGCTTCTGGTTCTGCTGGGACTGGAGGTCCTGCTGCTGCACAAGACCACGCCAGAGAGCGCACCAAAGCGTTCTTACGTGGCAACAGCCCTGTGGATACTGGGCGCGGCGGCCTTCGGAGCGTATGTTTACTTCCGCCTGCATCCGCAGCTTGGGCAGGAATTTCTTGCAGGCTATGCACTGGAAGAGTCGCTCTCCATCGACAACCTCTTCGTCTTCCTGCTGCTCTTCAAGAGCTTCCGCATTGTGCCGGAAAAACAGCGCCGCGTCCTCTTCCTGGGCATCCTTGGCGCAGTCGTCATGCGCGCGGGATTCATTGTTGCCGGTGTCGAACTGCTGGAGAAGTTCGATTGGATTACCTACATCTTTGCGGTGGTTCTCCTCATCGCCGCGGTGCGCCTCGTGTTGCCCGAAGATCACGAACATCCGAAGAAGCCAAAGTGGCAGGAATGGTTGGAGAAGCGCCAGCCCATTTCGCTCTCGCAGGATGGCTTGACCGCGATTGAAAACGGACGTCGCATCCCGACGGTGTTGGCGCTCGCACTCGTCGGCATCGCTTTCGCGGACTTCGTCTTCGCACTTGACTCCATCCCTGCCGTGCTTTCGATTACACGCCACACCTTCATCGCGTACACCTCAAACATCCTTGCGGTGATGGGCCTGCGCAGTCTGTTCTTCGTTCTCACGCACGCACTGGGCAAACTTGCCTACCTGCATTTTGGCCTTGCGGCGGTCCTCGCCTTTGCAGCAGCAAAGATGCTCATTGCCCCCTGGTATGGAGTCACGCCACTGGCATCGCTTGTCGTCATCTTCGCCGTCCTCGCGGTCACGATTGTGGTTTCGCTACTCCTGCAACGCAATCATCCCGAAGAAACCACCGCCTAG
- a CDS encoding beta-propeller fold lactonase family protein, translating into MKLSGIGRKLLACAATVGLSLGITSCGSYTVGYLWVMEGQTSSNSAAGTITGYKIDNYSGNLTEMVHSPFPAGGSNPVMGVVKPGGRYLYVLNQNDPNNSVSEFSVGGDGVLTFQQAFASQGGTPIWMDMSTGGDYLYVLDQVSLDSKTTCASATGMLTAPCGAITVFAIDPDTGRLSLVQNQSVKNNGTYLTYTSTGPAPTRIKTTSSASVIVVNGDQTVTSLAVGTGGQLTVNANSTQVIDQTQTINITSITLGGSYLYLTDGANNRILQYTVSSAGVLQPVTGGTVSNFVSGATPVWTMTDSANKWLYVLNQNNTSTSTSKSSIGAYQILSTGQLQQQGGQLNPYSVGSGPVCMVEDPSKQWVYTSNQDGTVTGYHVDHNQGTLQVLQHGSTFQATGRPACLVVSGITS; encoded by the coding sequence ATGAAGTTGAGTGGAATCGGCCGGAAGCTTCTGGCCTGTGCGGCAACAGTAGGTCTCTCCCTGGGAATTACCTCGTGCGGCAGCTATACAGTTGGCTACCTGTGGGTCATGGAAGGCCAGACAAGCAGCAATAGCGCCGCGGGCACCATTACCGGCTACAAGATTGACAACTACTCCGGCAACTTGACGGAGATGGTCCATTCGCCCTTCCCGGCAGGCGGCAGCAATCCGGTCATGGGCGTGGTGAAGCCGGGGGGACGCTACCTGTATGTGCTGAACCAGAACGACCCGAACAACTCCGTTTCGGAGTTCAGTGTCGGCGGCGACGGTGTTCTGACCTTCCAGCAGGCGTTTGCCAGCCAGGGCGGAACCCCCATCTGGATGGATATGAGCACGGGCGGCGACTATCTCTATGTTCTGGATCAGGTGTCGCTGGACAGTAAGACCACCTGCGCCTCTGCCACCGGCATGTTGACGGCACCCTGCGGCGCCATCACGGTCTTTGCGATTGACCCCGACACCGGTCGTCTGTCGCTGGTGCAGAACCAGTCCGTGAAGAACAACGGCACGTACCTGACCTACACCTCCACCGGCCCGGCGCCGACCCGCATCAAGACCACGTCATCCGCCTCGGTAATCGTCGTGAACGGCGACCAGACGGTGACCTCGCTCGCGGTGGGCACTGGCGGCCAGTTGACGGTGAATGCGAACTCCACGCAGGTCATCGACCAGACGCAGACCATCAATATCACCTCCATCACCCTTGGCGGCAGCTACCTGTACCTGACGGACGGCGCAAACAACCGTATCCTGCAGTACACGGTTTCCAGCGCGGGCGTGCTTCAGCCAGTAACCGGCGGCACGGTGAGCAACTTTGTCAGCGGCGCGACCCCGGTCTGGACCATGACGGATTCCGCCAACAAGTGGCTGTATGTTCTGAACCAGAACAATACCTCCACCTCCACATCCAAGAGCTCCATCGGCGCGTACCAGATTCTGAGCACCGGCCAGTTGCAGCAGCAGGGTGGCCAGCTGAATCCGTACTCCGTGGGCTCCGGTCCGGTCTGCATGGTGGAAGACCCCTCCAAGCAGTGGGTGTATACCTCCAACCAGGATGGAACGGTGACGGGTTATCACGTCGATCACAATCAGGGCACACTGCAGGTTCTGCAGCATGGCTCCACCTTCCAGGCAACGGGACGTCCGGCGTGCCTGGTCGTCAGCGGCATCACGAGCTAG
- a CDS encoding twin-arginine translocase TatA/TatE family subunit encodes MPSFQDSVVIFILALILVGPKNLPKLARQLGKLMAEFRRASNEFRMQMEDELRVEEQKEHEAKVAALAGPVSETPAGETTTEGTEAIATEATPIAEAGSLKMMPPSTGLPVESASYSTPDFATAEHQEITSEAGISSEEPRKEIHELVPADTEADHRHND; translated from the coding sequence ATGCCCAGCTTTCAGGACTCCGTTGTCATCTTCATTCTGGCCCTCATCCTGGTGGGTCCGAAGAACCTGCCCAAACTGGCGCGCCAGCTTGGCAAATTGATGGCTGAGTTCCGCCGCGCCTCCAACGAATTCCGCATGCAGATGGAAGACGAACTCCGCGTGGAAGAGCAGAAGGAACACGAGGCAAAGGTGGCCGCGCTCGCCGGTCCTGTCTCGGAGACACCTGCCGGCGAAACCACCACGGAAGGCACCGAAGCTATCGCCACCGAAGCCACGCCCATTGCAGAAGCAGGATCGCTCAAAATGATGCCGCCCTCCACCGGTCTGCCCGTGGAATCAGCCAGCTATTCCACGCCGGACTTCGCCACAGCCGAGCATCAGGAGATCACCTCTGAGGCTGGCATCAGCAGCGAAGAACCCCGCAAAGAGATCCATGAACTTGTCCCGGCCGACACTGAAGCCGACCACCGACACAACGACTGA
- a CDS encoding M13 family metallopeptidase, translating into MKFPVCSVIAAVAVFGLGMTAPAQQMSLALDGQEASITVPKPAVSMDLAAIDKTADPCTDFYAYACGNWRKDHPIPADKVRYGRFDELQEHNVYTVYALLKDAAATPKTPLQAKYGNFFAACMNDDLAEKLGAKPIQPILAKIDGWNDKKQLAKLVGTLEDTYGTALFFGFGSQQDQKDSSKQIPGLGQGGTSLPDRDYYLQDDERMVTLRKQYVEHVTKMFVLAGDTPEKAAAEAQAVLRIETALAQAQTPRVEMRDPAKRYHPQPLTELQSYTSEFQWSDYFTAIKTPVTNLNVSSPDFFKGLSAQIASASTDDLKSYMRWHVIHSNAGALSKAFDQENFRFFAQSLQGQKEQAPRWKRCTQQTDGALGEAVGQDWVAKYFTPEAKANMQELVHQLEAALGEDIKNLDWMSATTKVEALKKLNTFRDKIGYPEIWRDYSKLEVKRDDRVGNLNRVSIFEDRRDLNKIGKPVNEKEWGMTPPTVNAYYNPAQNDINFPAGILQPPFYDFKIDPAVNYGAIGVVIGHEMTHGFDDQGSKFDPQGNVRSWWTEADKAEFDKRTQCEVDQYGSFEPVPGTKLNGKLTLGENTADNGGLQVAYMAMQKELNKLGPDARKPIDGYTPEQRFYLGYAQVWCENTRDEAARVRAKTDPHSPGRFRTNGGVQNQANFAKAFSCKQGQPMYPTNACRVW; encoded by the coding sequence ATGAAGTTTCCTGTATGTTCTGTGATTGCCGCTGTTGCCGTTTTTGGCCTTGGCATGACCGCCCCCGCCCAGCAGATGTCTCTTGCTCTGGATGGGCAGGAGGCTTCCATTACTGTTCCGAAGCCCGCGGTTTCCATGGACCTGGCAGCCATCGATAAGACGGCCGATCCCTGCACTGACTTTTACGCCTACGCCTGCGGCAACTGGCGCAAGGACCACCCCATTCCCGCAGACAAGGTGCGCTACGGCCGCTTTGACGAACTGCAGGAGCACAACGTCTACACCGTCTATGCGCTGCTGAAAGATGCTGCCGCGACTCCGAAGACGCCGCTGCAGGCCAAGTATGGCAACTTCTTCGCAGCGTGCATGAATGACGATCTGGCAGAGAAGCTGGGCGCAAAGCCGATTCAGCCCATCCTGGCGAAGATTGACGGCTGGAATGACAAGAAGCAGTTGGCAAAGCTGGTGGGCACGCTGGAAGACACCTACGGCACCGCCTTGTTCTTCGGCTTTGGTTCGCAGCAGGATCAGAAGGACAGCAGCAAACAGATTCCCGGACTGGGACAGGGCGGAACGTCGCTGCCGGACCGTGACTACTATCTGCAGGATGACGAGCGCATGGTCACGCTGCGCAAGCAATATGTTGAGCACGTAACGAAGATGTTCGTGCTGGCAGGCGACACGCCGGAAAAAGCTGCGGCAGAGGCACAAGCCGTGCTGCGCATTGAAACAGCGCTGGCACAGGCACAGACACCGCGCGTGGAGATGCGCGATCCGGCCAAGCGCTATCATCCACAGCCGCTGACCGAGTTGCAGAGCTACACATCGGAGTTCCAGTGGAGCGATTACTTCACCGCCATCAAAACGCCGGTGACAAACCTGAATGTGAGTTCGCCGGACTTCTTTAAAGGTCTGAGCGCACAGATTGCATCAGCCAGCACGGACGACCTGAAGAGCTACATGCGCTGGCATGTGATCCACAGCAACGCGGGCGCGCTGAGCAAGGCGTTTGACCAGGAGAACTTCCGTTTCTTCGCACAGTCGCTGCAAGGGCAAAAGGAACAGGCGCCGCGCTGGAAGCGTTGCACGCAGCAGACCGACGGCGCACTGGGTGAAGCCGTGGGCCAGGACTGGGTGGCGAAGTACTTCACGCCGGAAGCCAAGGCCAACATGCAGGAGCTGGTCCACCAGCTTGAAGCCGCGCTGGGAGAGGACATCAAGAACCTGGACTGGATGAGCGCCACCACCAAGGTAGAAGCACTGAAGAAACTGAATACCTTCCGCGACAAGATTGGCTATCCCGAAATCTGGCGCGACTACAGCAAGCTGGAAGTGAAGCGCGATGACCGCGTGGGTAACCTGAATCGCGTGTCCATCTTTGAAGATCGCCGTGACCTGAACAAGATCGGCAAGCCCGTGAATGAGAAGGAATGGGGCATGACGCCGCCCACGGTGAACGCCTATTACAACCCCGCACAGAACGACATCAACTTCCCTGCCGGCATTCTGCAGCCGCCGTTCTATGACTTCAAGATTGATCCGGCGGTGAACTACGGCGCCATCGGCGTGGTGATTGGCCACGAGATGACCCACGGCTTCGACGATCAGGGCAGCAAGTTCGATCCGCAGGGCAACGTGCGCTCGTGGTGGACAGAGGCCGATAAGGCCGAGTTCGACAAGCGCACCCAGTGCGAAGTGGACCAATACGGATCGTTCGAGCCGGTTCCGGGCACCAAGCTGAACGGCAAGCTGACGCTGGGCGAAAACACTGCGGACAACGGCGGCTTGCAGGTGGCGTACATGGCCATGCAGAAGGAACTGAATAAACTGGGACCGGATGCACGCAAACCCATTGACGGTTACACGCCGGAGCAGCGCTTCTACCTGGGCTATGCGCAGGTGTGGTGCGAAAACACCCGCGACGAGGCCGCTCGTGTGCGTGCCAAGACCGATCCCCACTCGCCCGGACGCTTCCGCACCAACGGTGGCGTACAGAACCAGGCCAACTTTGCGAAGGCATTCTCCTGCAAACAGGGGCAGCCGATGTATCCAACCAATGCCTGCCGGGTCTGGTAA
- a CDS encoding DUF899 family protein — protein sequence MPLTPATELAAKNKAHHPNESPAYREARNKLLAEEIELRRHIAAVAEQRRALPLGGEIPEDYMLIGPNGPVKFSSLFGDKNTLLVYSYMFGPQRKRPCPMCTSMLSSWEAAARNFTQKAALAVFARSPIERLEEWKKERGWKNLKLYSDADGAYTRTYVSPEDADVPGMNVFARRDGRIYHFWAPEMSMEMNDPEQDPRGAPDPDTLWTMFDMTPEGRDPKWYPSLDGAGGILTQIDQDAKPFAS from the coding sequence ATGCCACTGACTCCAGCTACCGAACTTGCCGCAAAGAACAAGGCCCACCACCCCAACGAATCCCCCGCCTACCGTGAAGCCCGCAACAAACTTCTTGCGGAAGAGATTGAACTCCGCCGCCACATCGCTGCCGTTGCAGAACAGCGGCGCGCTTTGCCATTGGGCGGTGAAATCCCGGAGGATTACATGCTCATTGGCCCCAATGGCCCGGTGAAATTCTCCAGCCTCTTCGGCGACAAGAACACGCTGCTCGTCTACAGCTACATGTTTGGCCCGCAGCGCAAACGACCCTGCCCCATGTGTACGTCCATGCTCAGTTCATGGGAAGCAGCAGCCCGCAATTTCACGCAGAAGGCCGCCCTCGCCGTCTTCGCACGCTCACCTATTGAACGTCTTGAGGAATGGAAGAAAGAACGCGGCTGGAAGAACCTGAAGCTTTATTCCGATGCCGATGGAGCCTATACCCGCACCTACGTTTCACCGGAAGATGCTGACGTGCCGGGCATGAACGTTTTCGCGCGTCGCGATGGCCGCATCTACCACTTCTGGGCGCCGGAGATGAGCATGGAAATGAACGATCCTGAACAGGACCCGCGCGGTGCCCCCGATCCCGACACGCTGTGGACCATGTTTGACATGACGCCAGAAGGCCGCGATCCCAAGTGGTATCCCAGCCTCGACGGTGCCGGAGGCATACTCACGCAGATCGACCAGGACGCAAAGCCATTCGCGTCATGA
- the tatC gene encoding twin-arginine translocase subunit TatC translates to MSDPIEKAREALHDRAELPGMSLMEHLTELRSRLIHSVVALLICFAIAYIFHEKLFGIITHPIDSLHYELNYTHPTDPLNLYLKTSLYGGAIIAAPYILYQLWLFISPGMYQNEKKYVIPFMAATVTLFFGGAWFGYHWVLPSALKILIGDFGHRFHPIITLEDYNNFFLSIIFGLGITFELPIVIFFLAIFGIVDGKFLIRHARYAILIIFVIAAIICPLPDALSMTLFASPMLVLYALSIGVAFLVAPRKKELTAGK, encoded by the coding sequence ATGTCCGACCCGATCGAAAAAGCCCGCGAAGCCTTACATGACCGCGCCGAACTCCCCGGCATGAGCCTGATGGAGCACCTCACCGAGCTCCGTTCCCGACTCATCCATTCCGTCGTTGCGCTGCTCATCTGCTTCGCCATCGCATACATCTTCCATGAGAAGCTGTTCGGCATCATTACGCATCCCATCGATTCGCTGCACTACGAACTGAATTACACGCATCCCACCGATCCGCTGAACCTGTACCTGAAGACTTCGCTTTATGGTGGAGCGATCATTGCAGCGCCTTACATCCTCTATCAGCTCTGGCTGTTCATCTCGCCGGGCATGTATCAGAACGAAAAGAAGTACGTGATCCCGTTCATGGCTGCTACCGTCACGCTGTTCTTTGGCGGAGCATGGTTCGGCTATCACTGGGTGCTGCCTTCCGCGTTGAAGATCCTCATCGGCGACTTTGGCCATCGCTTTCATCCCATCATTACGCTTGAGGATTACAACAACTTCTTCCTCTCGATCATCTTTGGCCTGGGCATCACCTTTGAACTGCCCATCGTCATCTTTTTCCTGGCAATCTTCGGCATTGTCGATGGCAAGTTCCTTATCCGCCATGCGCGCTACGCCATCCTGATCATCTTTGTCATCGCGGCCATCATCTGCCCGCTGCCGGATGCACTGAGCATGACGCTTTTCGCCTCACCCATGCTGGTGCTCTACGCGCTCAGCATCGGCGTAGCCTTCCTTGTGGCGCCCAGGAAGAAAGAGCTGACGGCAGGCAAGTAA
- a CDS encoding lactonase family protein, protein MKFNQISRFGAASALSLAACLGLTACSRDYTVGFLYVTSSKASTTANQNGVLNEFGIDYQTGSLIRLASSGQDTGGRNPVALAITSNQKTVFVVNKDDSNIVNFAIGTDGKLYAQKTVTVSGSFPTALAISGDSKYLYVTFTYQPGYTTANPGPGGVEVFPLSTDSSTGTVSLGTPLSNGGLNYFPVGFNPAGIAVTSNVNNNTPSSINGTDCTDTTCSSYAYVIDQDGNTTNNLLAFRRTLSTGVITAIGQTTIAPGTGTSTGYNSGVLASAIAAVPLGNRLYITDKSANQIIGYTIPSSGIPQAILTGPFATQSQPVGLTIDPRGQFLYTANYNSNTVGAYAIASNTGALSSTSTGAQSTGGVGPTCVTIENALGIYLYTSNFLDNTVGGLQLKPATGELVKIRNTPFPASSGPSCAAAVANGTHSTQLVTQ, encoded by the coding sequence ATGAAGTTCAACCAGATCAGCCGTTTCGGCGCCGCATCCGCTCTCTCGCTGGCAGCCTGCCTCGGCCTTACCGCCTGCTCGCGCGACTACACGGTCGGCTTTCTCTATGTGACCTCGTCCAAAGCCAGCACGACAGCTAACCAGAACGGCGTGCTGAATGAGTTCGGCATCGACTACCAGACCGGATCGCTGATCCGCCTGGCATCGTCAGGCCAGGACACCGGCGGCCGCAACCCTGTGGCGCTGGCCATCACTTCCAACCAGAAGACCGTGTTCGTGGTGAACAAGGACGATAGCAATATCGTCAACTTTGCCATTGGCACAGACGGTAAGCTGTACGCGCAGAAGACGGTCACCGTGTCGGGTTCATTCCCCACGGCGCTGGCCATCTCCGGCGACAGCAAGTACCTGTACGTGACCTTTACCTATCAGCCGGGTTACACCACGGCGAACCCCGGCCCTGGCGGCGTGGAAGTCTTCCCGCTCTCCACGGATAGCAGCACCGGAACCGTTTCGCTGGGGACACCGCTCTCCAACGGCGGCCTGAACTACTTCCCTGTCGGCTTCAATCCGGCTGGCATCGCCGTTACGAGCAACGTGAATAACAACACGCCAAGCTCAATCAACGGCACCGACTGCACGGATACCACCTGCTCGTCGTATGCCTACGTTATCGACCAGGACGGCAACACGACCAACAACCTGCTGGCATTCCGCCGTACGCTCAGCACGGGTGTCATCACTGCCATCGGCCAGACAACGATCGCTCCTGGGACGGGTACCTCCACCGGTTATAACTCCGGCGTTCTGGCATCCGCCATCGCAGCCGTTCCGCTTGGCAACCGCCTGTACATCACGGACAAGAGCGCAAACCAGATCATCGGTTACACGATCCCGTCCTCCGGTATCCCGCAGGCAATTCTTACCGGCCCGTTCGCGACGCAGTCGCAGCCAGTGGGCCTGACGATCGATCCGCGTGGTCAGTTCCTGTACACCGCGAACTACAACTCCAACACCGTGGGCGCTTACGCCATTGCAAGCAACACCGGAGCTCTGTCCTCCACCAGCACCGGCGCACAGTCCACCGGCGGCGTGGGACCGACCTGTGTGACGATTGAAAACGCGCTGGGCATCTACCTGTACACGTCGAACTTCCTGGACAACACCGTGGGCGGCCTGCAGCTGAAGCCCGCAACCGGTGAACTGGTGAAGATCCGCAATACGCCGTTCCCGGCATCGTCCGGACCGTCGTGCGCAGCGGCTGTCGCCAACGGAACGCACTCGACCCAGTTGGTCACGCAGTAA
- a CDS encoding protease pro-enzyme activation domain-containing protein: MNAIKTRRYLAAASIALTVTSAFAAEKAVDKGRAPSSEQVGFNIYLPLQNRDALDADIAALHDSTSSRYQKWLTPDQFKTKYMPSTSLLQTVLAQLAAQGIDVTIAGPQRLHCSGTASAVEAALRTTLHDGTFRNGRKTVMAQQAPALTGALSQTGAIVTGLSGFVRARSFVHTAPAASPQNRYSTAGPYWFTDLKQAYGWPSYTAYTGKGVTIGILMTGDYNPTDIDAYFTHEKLATPKISTVQINGGAPYDPSTSTETHLDLQQSGGMAPQAKLILYNMPDLSDDSIMAGLSQIVNDNKADVVSMSFGSPEVFYKPEYNDGTDFSYLLKEEDDLIAQGTAQGITFIASSGDAGALTAFPPACFDYGPDCGPAIAAVSFPASSPHVVGVGGTNLVTTLTSSTDLSSIYVREQAYADPLEGDIFYGTSSTGQYWGSGGGDSVYFRKPLYQALVNTGNAKFRTVPDVSLHMGGCPAGSITCNADDSSDIVTIGGYNYAVIGTSASAPDFAGLTALAVQRFGRRIGNENYYIYALSALQNLGLAKVYRQGIPGFNGLYSTTSKGYNRVLGNGTVIGKQFLLAPLVPSAGTPQTPSNP; this comes from the coding sequence GTGAACGCTATCAAGACTCGCCGATACCTCGCCGCTGCTTCCATCGCACTCACCGTCACCAGCGCCTTTGCTGCGGAAAAGGCCGTGGACAAAGGCCGCGCGCCTTCTTCTGAGCAGGTGGGCTTCAATATCTATCTGCCATTGCAGAACCGCGACGCGCTGGATGCCGACATCGCAGCGCTGCATGATTCCACGTCCTCTCGCTATCAGAAATGGCTTACGCCGGACCAGTTCAAGACGAAATACATGCCATCGACGTCGCTGCTGCAGACGGTTCTGGCCCAACTGGCGGCGCAGGGAATTGACGTGACCATTGCCGGTCCGCAGCGGCTGCATTGCAGCGGCACCGCGTCTGCGGTAGAAGCGGCGTTGCGGACCACGCTCCACGATGGAACGTTCCGCAACGGCAGGAAAACGGTGATGGCGCAACAGGCGCCCGCGCTTACCGGAGCGTTGTCGCAGACGGGGGCCATCGTCACCGGGCTCTCCGGTTTTGTGCGCGCGCGTTCGTTTGTCCACACCGCACCCGCAGCCAGCCCGCAGAACCGCTACAGCACGGCCGGGCCTTACTGGTTCACAGACCTGAAGCAGGCATACGGCTGGCCGTCGTATACGGCATACACCGGCAAGGGAGTCACCATTGGCATCCTGATGACCGGCGACTACAACCCGACCGACATCGATGCCTACTTCACGCATGAGAAGCTGGCCACGCCGAAGATCTCCACGGTGCAGATCAATGGTGGCGCGCCTTACGACCCCAGCACTTCCACGGAAACACATCTTGACCTGCAGCAGTCCGGCGGTATGGCACCGCAGGCGAAGCTGATTCTTTACAACATGCCGGATCTGTCCGACGACAGCATCATGGCGGGCCTGTCGCAGATTGTGAACGACAACAAGGCCGATGTGGTGAGCATGTCCTTTGGCTCGCCGGAGGTTTTCTATAAGCCGGAATACAACGACGGCACGGACTTCAGTTACCTACTGAAGGAAGAGGATGACCTGATCGCGCAGGGAACCGCGCAGGGCATCACCTTCATTGCCAGTTCTGGCGATGCCGGCGCGTTGACGGCATTTCCGCCAGCCTGCTTTGACTACGGCCCGGACTGCGGACCTGCCATTGCGGCGGTTAGCTTTCCTGCATCCAGCCCGCATGTGGTGGGCGTGGGCGGAACCAATCTGGTGACCACACTGACTTCATCCACAGACCTGAGCTCTATCTACGTCCGCGAACAGGCTTACGCAGACCCGCTGGAAGGCGATATCTTCTACGGCACGTCGTCCACCGGTCAGTACTGGGGTTCCGGTGGTGGCGACAGTGTTTACTTCCGCAAGCCGCTCTACCAGGCACTTGTGAATACCGGCAATGCAAAATTCCGCACGGTGCCGGATGTGTCGCTGCACATGGGCGGTTGCCCGGCGGGATCCATCACCTGCAACGCGGACGACAGTTCAGACATTGTCACCATTGGCGGCTATAACTATGCCGTGATTGGAACCAGTGCCTCTGCGCCGGATTTCGCCGGGCTCACGGCACTTGCAGTGCAGCGCTTCGGTCGACGCATTGGCAATGAGAACTACTACATCTATGCGTTGTCCGCACTACAGAACCTTGGCCTGGCAAAGGTTTATCGCCAGGGCATCCCCGGCTTCAACGGCCTGTATTCCACCACGTCTAAGGGCTACAACCGCGTGCTGGGCAACGGTACGGTGATCGGCAAGCAATTCCTGCTTGCTCCACTGGTTCCGTCGGCCGGAACGCCGCAGACGCCGAGCAATCCGTAA